From Camelina sativa cultivar DH55 chromosome 7, Cs, whole genome shotgun sequence, one genomic window encodes:
- the LOC104701339 gene encoding F-box protein At1g67340, producing the protein MLPVTKTTKRAFSGDLTPGRKRRRCVDVVLSSVSPPPESVVDVGVGGGVDLLDSIPDDLVVSILCKLGSSSRCPADFINVLMTCKRLNGLAMNPLVLSKLSPKAIAVKAHNWSEDSHRFLKRCVDAGSLEASYTLGMIRFYCLQNRGNGASLMAKAAISSHAPALYSLAVIQFNGSGGSKNDKDLRAGVALCARAAFLGHVDALRELGHCLQDGYGVPQNVSEGRRFLVQANARELAAVLSSGVQDRPTWLTLAQPPPAPNHGQGCPLLSDFGCNVPAPETHPANKFLAEWFAVRGGDYPGDGLRLCSHAGCGRPETRKHEFRRCSVCGVVNYCSRACQALDWKLRHKMDCVPVERWPDEVEGGEGNVQIDGNGNGDNVLLPMS; encoded by the exons ATGTTACCCGTTACAAAAACAACGAAGAGAGCTTTCTCCGGCGACTTAACTCCGGGAAGAAAACGCCGGCGATGTGTTGATGTCgttctttcctctgtttctccccCGCCGGAAAGTGTTGTTGATGTGGGTGTTGGTGGCGGTGTAGATTTGTTAGATTCAATCCCTGACGATCTTGTTGTGTCTATCCTCTGTAAACTTGGCTCTTCTTCACGATGTCCTGCTGATTTCATCAACGTTTTGATGAC ATGTAAGAGATTAAACGGATTAGCTATGAACCCTCTCGTGTTGTCGAAGTTGTCTCCTAAAGCTATTGCTGTTAAAGCTCATAACTGGTCGGAAGATTCTCACCGGTTTTTAAAACGGTGTGTCGACGCCGGAAGTCTCGAAGCTTCTTACACTCTAGGAATG ATTCGCTTTTATTGTttacaaaacagaggaaacggCGCGTCGTTGATGGCTAAAGCCGCGATTAGTTCTCACGCGCCGGCTTTGTATTCGTTAGCCGTGATTCAGTTCAACGGAAGCGGTGGTTCCAAGAACGATAAAGATCTTAGGGCCGGTGTGGCTTTGTGTGCGCGTGCGGCTTTTCTTGGACACGTCGATGCGTTGCGCGAGCTTGGTCACTGTCTTCAAGATGGTTATGGTGTTCCTCAAAACGTGTCCGAAGGTCGTAGGTTTCTCGTTCAAGCCAACGCACGTGAGCTCGCCGCCGTTTTATCTTCCGGGGTACAAGATAGGCCAACGTGGCTCACTTTAGCACAGCCACCTCCAGCTCCTAACCATGGACAAGGATGTCCTTTGCTTAGCGATTTCGGGTGTAATGTACCGGCACCGGAGACGCATCCGGCGAATAAGTTTTTGGCTGAGTGGTTCGCCGTACGCGGCGGAGATTATCCCGGAGATGGGTTGAGGTTGTGTTCACACGCTGGATGTGGACGGCCGGAGACGAGGAAGCATGAGTTTAGGAGGTGTTCGGTTTGTGGCGTTGTGAATTATTGCTCACGCGCTTGTCAAGCTTTGGATTGGAAGCTCCGGCATAAGATGGACTGTGTCCCGGTTGAACGGTGGCCTGATGAAGTTGAAGGTGGTGAAGGTAACGTTCAGATTGACGGTAATGGTAACGGTGATAATGTTTTGCTTCCAATGAGTTAA